A genomic segment from Zygotorulaspora mrakii chromosome 1, complete sequence encodes:
- the MYO1 gene encoding myosin 1 (similar to Saccharomyces cerevisiae MYO1 (YHR023W); ancestral locus Anc_5.267) has protein sequence MSADNASSNRAVWVPDPIEVFVQGELSETKVIKDAANKDQKIGLVKLKGTHETKQFAISQIYPTNPSTFDKVDDMSELTHLNEPSVLHNLENRYRDDLIYTYSGLFLVAINPYCDVKLYSQEYVKLYHGSPKEDNKPHIFAIAEEAYRKLLTDKQNQSILVTGESGAGKTENTKKILQYLASITSDDKDISDDSDDEKSFELKILQSNPILESFGNSQTVKNNNSSRFGKFIKIEFDERGKINGAHIEWYLLEKSRVIHQTSFERNYHIFYQLLVGLSDQELRKLELNSKSIKDYGYLKNSNRSIPGVDDSKNFQELLSAFKTVGFSQDDITEIFKVISIILHIGNIEFVSERSEQASIKSDISLLCKLLGVPTQDFKMAILKPKSKAGKEWVSQSKNSTQARFILNSLARTLYENLFTHIVSKINKSLDHGSMTANYIGLLDIAGFEIFEHNSFEQLCINYTNEKLQQFFNHYMFVLEQKEYLKENIQWDYIDYGKDLQSTIDIIEQKSPLTGFLPLLDEESILPKSSDDSFFSKLISTWDSKSSKFKRSKHSSCFILTHYAGNVEYNVDGWLSKNKDPLNENLSSVLNSSSNRLIYSFFAESEKKPKGSSFRTTSSRHREQLNSLLDQLSSTNPHFARCIIPNNNKKAKDFDRRLILDQLRCNGVLEGIRIAREGYPNRVFFKEFFERYRLLSDDNESSNSSKKNCEFLLSSLHLDPSLFKVGSSKLFFKAGVLANLENKKEQKLSEIMLRFTSIAYGVQVRSKINERLRKLRAARSLGNTFKAYNKAMEDPWYNLYIKIKPLLSSSQDIMKSKKFAEKVKSLEAKIVEINSQNDVVTKEKDIMAKDLEDVRSLLATETEKLKNHLQTLNEVNKKHSQLENKLNETTELKKKIQQENDKMVKEHESALADILKYKNISNEEDKKLQQLEETNQQLTEQLNSESKSISAKEDLIKQLSHEKNKLTEAMEEVKKQEHAKHLEIVALKGKLNSSEEDLQLKLESIEKNCNSAMNRLQNLIQENSDLRNEISSAEQKKANINAELEARERELQRMKERTELHQSELASISNQRDDTLAAHSQIVKELKETRATVIQYKKDIQSLERTNEKLTLELSKKNEITNKSESDDSKITELETRLAEEMALNAYLNKQISVQSEKKRFTKELDITMGSSNDSKEDIVKSYQNLKVKLHDTKRQLESEIEDKKDLISRLRFTEARLASSSFDSQIAHSQVKKLKEIINASNLTIDLDKEFALLKPSEVNIEKLVLEVDHLKRQLELETRARCDAEHLVSALHGKFSQIQRSESSSDIFRLKYEASEERAKSLETKLRSAPLKDKTNLAGDIFTNRESISKYADEIRFHKLENYKLQEVLADSNKKIAGLNHEIKQSSTKAALLTEQLEGLQKDLEATERQNELMSATINQQKQQYEACLKDLHLNEFQSKEFSNTLRQAEEDVKSMAGIIEKLKTQNKQKDKIIWENETKKNDIDMQLQETILEVKRAQEMNKILNADLGHLKERLANQKDNSKFVNEIESLKADVNSYIKSESDLRKEISTLKYNLETSSNDYEARVSELLKQITHYENIVQTLSSERDMADAGEKELMKKLEALNLRASNLSGTVDSLLREKSQLQTDLDLLNEAFQSTAKKLEQSLQERHDMTNNVKYLEETVKLQKEQNERNEEFVKQLHSEVDTVKFKLKEEKEKNINLFEENQSQKVHKQQQAKQINNLELQLADTTEKDAWLEKIHELEKLVAEESSFKYEEMKKTKNLERMVSELQQKNESQVELINSANSGQQNYNEIILKCNEQIGLMEKQITKQELDLKKCVRDNAFFQNRNEDLEKELAFWKERYNALTSTRGGARNPQTEEVYI, from the coding sequence ATGAGTGCTGATAACGCCAGTAGCAATCGCGCCGTCTGGGTTCCAGATCCAATTGAAGTGTTTGTGCAGGGAGAACTGTCAGAAACAAAAGTTATCAAGGATGCCGCCAACAAGGATCAGAAAATCGGACTAGTCAAACTGAAAGGTACGCATGAAACTAAGCAATTCGCCATCTCTCAGATATATCCCACGAATCCTTCCACATTCGATAAGGTTGATGACATGTCAGAGTTGACCCATCTAAATGAACCTTCAGTTCTCCataatttggaaaacagGTACAGAGATGATCTTATATACACGTACTCTGGACTTTTTCTAGTGGCCATCAATCCGTATTGTGATGTTAAGCTGTATTCTCAAGAGTATGTCAAGCTATACCATGGGTCTCCAAAAGAAGATAATAAACCTCACATTTTTGCCATTGCAGAAGAGGCTTATCGGAAGCTTCTCACAGATAAGCAAAATCAGTCTATTTTAGTCACAGGTGAATCCGGTGCCGGCAAAACGGAAAATacgaaaaaaattcttcaatatttggCGTCAATTACATCAGATGATAAAGATATTAGCGACGatagtgatgatgaaaagagtttcGAGTTGAAAATCTTGCAAAGCAACCCTATATTGGAATCGTTCGGTAATTCACAAACTGTCAAGAATAATAATTCTTCACGGTTTGGCAAATTCATTAAGATTGAATTCGATGAAAGAGGCAAAATAAATGGTGCCCATATTGAGTGGTACCTTCTGGAAAAATCAAGAGTAATACATCAAACATCATTCGAAAGGAATTATCACATTTTTTATCAGCTTCTAGTTGGGCTATCAGATCAGGAGTTGAGAAAATTAGAGCttaattcaaaatcaattaaAGACTATGggtatttgaaaaattcaaatcgCTCGATTCCTGGTGttgatgattcaaaaaattttcaagaattattATCAGCTTTCAAAACTGTTGGCTTTTCACAAGATGATATAACTgagattttcaaagttaTTTCAATTATATTACATATCGGTAATATTGAATTTGTCTCTGAAAGATCAGAACAAGCATCAATTAAGAGTGATATTTCATTGCTTTGCAAACTTCTAGGTGTTCCAACACAGGACTTCAAAATGGCGATATTGAAGCCAAAGTCAAAAGCTGGTAAAGAATGGGTATcacaatcaaaaaattctacACAAGCTCGATTTATATTGAATTCATTGGCAAGAACATTGTACGAAAATTTGTTCACTCATattgtttcaaagataaaTAAAAGTTTAGATCATGGTTCAATGACAGCAAATTATATTGGCTTATTAGATATTGCaggttttgaaatttttgaacataaCTCCTTTGAGCAATTGTGCATCAATTatacaaatgaaaaattgcaacagtttttcaatcaCTACATGTTCGTGTTAgaacaaaaagaatatttaaAAGAGAATATTCAATGGGATTATATTGATTACGGCAAAGATCTCCAGTCAAcaattgatattattgaaCAAAAGAGTCCATTGACGGGGTTTTTGCCATTACTAGATGAAGAATCGATTTTACCAAAATCCTCCGATGATTCCTTTTTCTCCAAATTAATATCTACTTGGGATTCCAAATCAagtaaattcaaaagatcaaaacATTCTTCCTGTTTCATATTAACTCATTACGCTGGCAATGTCGAATATAATGTTGATGGTTGGTTATCGAAAAATAAAGACCCACTGAACGAAAATTTAAGTTCAGTATTAAATTCATCGAGTAATCGGCTAATTTATTCGTTCTTTGCCGAATCGGAAAAAAAACCCAAGGGCAGTTCTTTCCGAACTACCTCTTCACGCCATAGGGAACAATTGAATTCATTACTAGATCAATTATCCTCCACAAATCCTCATTTTGCTCGTTGTATAATAcccaataataataaaaaggCTAAGGATTTCGATAGAAGGTTAATTCTTGATCAATTACGATGTAATGGTGTTCTAGAAGGGATAAGAATTGCTAGAGAGGGTTACCCAAACCGcgtttttttcaaagaattcttCGAAAGATATAGATTGCTATCTGATGATAACGAATCTTCGAatagttcaaaaaaaaattgtgaATTTTTATTATCGTCATTACATTTAGATCCAAGTCTTTTCAAAGTCGGAAGCTCAAAACTCTTTTTTAAAGCAGGTGTTTTGGCTAACcttgaaaataagaaagaacaaaaatTATCTGAAATAATGCTGCGGTTTACTTCAATTGCATATGGTGTTCAGGTGAGAAGTAAAATTAATGAGAGGCTGCGAAAATTACGTGCTGCAAGATCCCTGGGTAATACTTTCAAAGCTTATAATAAAGCAATGGAAGATCCATGGTATAATTTATACATTAAAATCAAGCCTTTATTGTCATCGTCACAAGATATTATGAAATCCAAAAAGTTTGCGGAGAAAGTCAAATCGTTAGAGGCTAAAATTGTCGAAATAAATTCCCAAAATGATGTAGTtacaaaggaaaaagatattaTGGCAAAAGACCTCGAAGATGTTCGCTCTCTGTTAGCAACTGAAACTGAAAAACTTAAAAATCATTTACAAACTTTAAATGAGGTTAATAAGAAGCATTCTCAATTAGAGAATAAACTGAACGAGACCacagaattgaagaaaaagattcaacAGGAGAATGACaaaatggtaaaagaaCATGAGAGCGCTTTAGCGGATATATTAAAGTACAAAAACATATCAAATGAAGAGGACAAAAAGTTGCAACAACTAGAAGAAACTAACCAACAATTAACTGAACAACTAAATAGTGAGAGTAAATCGATATCGGCGAAAGAAGACTTAATTAAACAGCTGTCgcatgaaaaaaataaattgacTGAAGCTATGGAGGAGGTTAAAAAGCAAGAACACGCAAAACATTTGGAAATTGTGGCACTTAAAGGAAAACTAAACTCCTCGGAGGAAGATTTACAACTAAAGTTggaatcaattgaaaaaaattgtaaTTCGGCTATGAATCGTTTACAGAACTTAATTCAGGAAAATAGTGATTTGCGTAATGAGATTAGTTCTGCGGAACAAAAAAAGGCGAATATCAATGCAGAATTGGAGGCTAGGGAACGTGAACTTCAAAGAATGAAGGAAAGGACAGAACTCCATCAATCGGAACTTGCTTCAATCTCTAATCAGCGTGATGACACCTTGGCGGCACACTCTCAAATTGTCAaggaattgaaagaaaCAAGAGCAACAGTGATAcaatataaaaaagatataCAGTCGCTCGAAAGAACAAACGAAAAATTGACGCTCGAGCTATctaaaaagaatgagatTACCAATAAAAGTGAAAGTGATGACTCCAAAATTACGGAACTGGAGACACGGCTTGCAGAAGAAATGGCTTTGAACGCTTATCTCAATAAGCAAATTTCTGTTCAGagtgagaaaaaaaggtttacCAAAGAGCTTGATATCACAATGGGGTCATCCAATGACTCTAAAGAAGACATTGTTAAATCgtatcaaaatttgaaagtgaaacTACACGATACCAAAAGACAGCTCGAGAGTGAAATAGAGGATAAGAAGGATTTGATATCTAGATTAAGATTTACAGAAGCACGTTTGgcttcatcttcatttgattctCAAATTGCACACAGTCAAGTGAAGAAGCTCAAAGAAATCATAAACGCATCCAATTTGACTATTGATTTAGACAAAGAATTCGCACTCTTGAAACCGTCAGAAGTAAACATTGAGAAACTCGTCTTAGAAGTGGATCACCTGAAGAGACAATTAGAGCTAGAAACACGGGCTAGATGTGATGCTGAACATCTCGTATCGGCATTACACGGTAAATTTagtcaaattcaaagatcAGAATCGTCTTCCGATATTTTCAGATTAAAATATGAAGCAAGTGAAGAACGGGCAAAATCTTTAGAGACCAAGCTACGTTCTGCGCCATTAAAGGATAAAACAAATCTTGCAGGAGACATATTCACCAATCGAGAAAGTATTTCCAAATATGCTGACGAGATTCGTTTCCATAAACTAGAAAACTACAAGCTCCAAGAAGTTCTGGCTGACAGTAATAAGAAGATTGCAGGGTTGAATCATGAGATCAAGCAATCTAGTACAAAAGCAGCTTTACTTACAGAACAACTTGAAGGATTACAGAAAGATTTGGAAGCCACAGAACGACAAAATGAACTTATGAGCGCAACCATTAATCAACAGAAACAACAATACGAAGCTTGTCTCAAAGATTTGCATCTTAATGAATTTCAATCGAAAGAGTTTTCGAACACATTGCGACAAGCAGAGGAAGATGTTAAGAGTATGGCAGGtattattgaaaagctGAAAACTCAGAACAAACAGAAGGACAAGATCATTTGGGAAaacgaaacaaaaaaaaatgatattgatatgCAATTACAAGAGACCATTCTCGAAGTTAAAAGGGCTCAagaaatgaacaaaatactAAATGCTGATTTGGGTCATTTGAAAGAGAGATTAGCCAATCAGAAAGATAACAGCAAATTTGTGAACGAGATTGAATCTTTAAAAGCGGATGTTAATTCCTACATTAAATCGGAAAGTGATCtcagaaaagaaatctCCACTTTGAAGTATAACTTAGAGACAAGCTCGAACGACTATGAAGCTAGGGTTTCAGAACTCTTGAAGCAAATTACACACTACGAAAACATTGTACAGACTCTGAGTAGTGAGAGGGATATGGCTGACGCCGGAGAgaaagaattgatgaagaagctaGAAGCTCTCAATCTTAGAGCCTCAAATCTTTCGGGTACTGTGGACTCCCTGCTACGTGAGAAATCGCAATTGCAGACTGATCTGGATCTTTTAAATGAAGCGTTTCAAAGCACTGCAAAGAAATTAGAACAGTCATTACAAGAAAGGCACGATATGACCAATAAtgtcaaatatttggaagAGACTgtaaaacttcaaaaagagCAAAACGAACGAAATGAGGAATTCGTCAAACAACTGCATTCGGAAGTCGACACCGTGAAGTTCAAACttaaagaagaaaaggaaaagaacATTAACCTTTTCGAAGAAAATCAATCGCAAAAAGTGCATAAACAACAGCAGGCTAAGCAAATAAACAATCTAGAATTACAGCTGGCTGATACAACTGAAAAAGATGCTTGGCTCGAGAAAATACATGaactggaaaaattggtaGCTGAAGAATCCTCATTCAAatatgaagaaa
- a CDS encoding uncharacterized protein (similar to Saccharomyces cerevisiae YHR022C; ancestral locus Anc_5.266), producing MYIFKLSYLLEERESFCCSRPISAAHFLVAMNTALFDTDVSKIPANKKNLAIAYIIVMGDAQSGKTSLIFRWLNGTYNRIAPGAYMEDIYSKSYKQEFMAENPYGKNGKNGNNGNTRFGTELKRHAVTHVSFLDMESVEKTYNSEMRNIQLKESDAFVIAFDPTCENPIESIRTQYKLIEDATDLQDKPPIVVICSTKCDLEADYRVGLDQILEFMDRAGLPTSNFFQVSAKSGEHTTRLLYYVLQQIKKRKIAANEEAKTYSDTADTADTATAVAITRELETDAVKRDTELTQEMHTVPNKEPAFLCGTKKIKTKLKRAKRCVIC from the coding sequence atgtatatatttaAACTTTCGTATTTACTAGAGGAAAGAGAGAGTTTCTGCTGCAGCCGACCCATATCGGCAGCGCATTTTTTAGTTGCGATGAACACAGCATTGTTTGATACAGATGTCTCCAAGATACCGGCAAACAAAAAGAACCTAGCTATTGCGTACATAATCGTCATGGGCGACGCACAGAGTGGCAAAACCTCTTTAATTTTCAGGTGGTTAAATGGCACCTACAATAGAATTGCGCCTGGCGCGTACATGGAAGACATATACAGCAAGAGCTACAAGCAAGAGTTTATGGCGGAGAATCCGTATGGcaaaaatggcaaaaatgGCAATAATGGCAACACAAGGTTCGGCACTGAGCTGAAAAGGCACGCCGTCACACATGTGAGCTTTCTAGACATGGAATCGGTCGAGAAGACATACAACTCGGAAATGAGGAATATCCAGCTAAAAGAGTCCGATGCGTTTGTGATAGCGTTTGATCCAACGTGTGAAAACCCAATCGAGTCGATTCGGACACAATATAAACTGATAGAGGACGCGACCGATTTACAGGACAAGCCGCCAATTGTTGTGATATGTTCAACAAAGTGCGATCTGGAGGCCGATTACAGGGTGGGTCTGGATCAAATCCTGGAGTTCATGGACAGGGCGGGCCTCCCGACGtctaattttttccaagtGAGCGCGAAATCCGGCGAACATACGACTAGATTGTTGTACTACGTGTTGCAACAGATAAAGAAGCGGAAAATAGCAGCCAACGAGGAGGCCAAGACGTATTCAGACACAGCAGACACAGCAGACACAGCAACCGCTGTAGCGATAACTCGTGAACTCGAAACCGATGCTGTGAAGAGAGACACAGAACTGACACAAGAGATGCACACTGTGCCAAACAAAGAACCGGCATTTCTGTGCGGCACAAAAAAGATTAAGACGAAGCTTAAAAGAGCTAAACGATGCGTAATATGCTGA